Proteins from a single region of Carassius auratus strain Wakin unplaced genomic scaffold, ASM336829v1 scaf_tig00216128, whole genome shotgun sequence:
- the LOC113097184 gene encoding nuclear distribution protein nudE homolog 1-like — MNDSEPATFASVEQERDFWKEQAAKYQQRAEEAQEELQEFQQMSRDYEAELETELKQCDARYRELLSTSNRLRMELESYKEKYETQHSDAIRQISTLEGDLAETTAIKDQLHKYIRELEQANDDLERAKRATIMSLEDFEQRMNHVIERNAFLESELDEKENLLESVQRLKDEARDLRQELAVQQKQERKPSISLPKDVEKPEATPARPSSVVTSKLPSLHATPSRPPGSGTAFNTPSSSYSRIEGLTGTPLTTSARISALNIVGELLRKVGNLESKLASCRELHIHDKTPSRAAISQGTPSISREAPEIPSNTNGLYDKGMVKRLDFGTGPKIML; from the exons ATGAATGACTCTGAGCCTGCGACATTTGCGTCTGTTGAACAAGAGAGGGACTTCTGGAAGGAGCAGGCTGCCAAATACCAGCAAAG GGCTGAGGAGGCGCAGGAGGAGCTGCAGGAGTTTCAGCAGATGAGTCGAGACTATGAGGCAGAGCTGGAGACCGAGCTGAAGCAGTGCGATGCCCGTTATCGTGAGCTTCTCTCGACCAGCAACAGACTCCGCATGGAGCTAGAAAGTTACAAG GAGAAGTATGAAACACAACACTCCGATGCAATCCGGCAGATCTCGACTCTAGAAGGAGACCTGGCAGAGACCACAGCCATCAAAGACCAACTGCACAAATATATCCGGGAGTTAGAGCAAGCCAACGATGACCTGGAAAGAGCTAAGAG GGCGACTATAATGTCACTTGAGGACTTTGAGCAGAGAATGAATCATGTTATAGAGAGAAATGCCTTCCTTGAGAGTGAGCTTGATGAAAAAGAGAATCTTCTAGAGTCAGTACAGAGATTAAAAGACGAAGCCAGAG ATCTAAGACAGGAACTGGCTGTTCAGCAGAAACAGGAGCGCAAACCATCAATCAGCCTTCCTAAAGATGTAGAGAAGCCAGAGGCCACACCTGCAAGACCCTCGTCTGTTGTTACCTCCAAGCTCCCATCTCTCCACGCCACACCCTCCAGACCTCCAGGCTCAGGGACCGCTTTCAACACCCCCTCCTCTTCCTACAGCAGAA TTGAAGGTCTGACTGGAACTCCTCTCACCACATCTGCAAGGATATCTGCCCTTAACATTGTTGGAGAACTGTTGAGGAAAGTTGGG AACCTTGAATCAAAGCTGGCATCATGCAGAGAGTTACACATCCATGACAAAACACCCAGCCGTGCAGCGATAAGCCAGGGCACACCGAGCATTTCACGGGAAGCCCCAGAAATCCCATCCAACACAAATGGCTTGTATGATAAAGG GATGGTGAAACGGTTGGACTTTGGAACGGGACCCAAGATAATGCTGTGA